From one Mycobacterium colombiense CECT 3035 genomic stretch:
- a CDS encoding purple acid phosphatase family protein — MSEETRPAPKRADSAEAPVTRRRLLTTGAVSAALGVGIGGGAVLLWSRPRGPMAWLQPDRHGAPPVGGLHLQFGKNAGAEVVVSWHTTGAVRNPRVLLGTPTSGFGRTVAAETRTYRDAKSGTEVRVNHARLTDLTPDTDYVYAAVHDGAEPEQGTVRTAPAGRKRLLFTSFGDQSTPALAKMPDGRYATDNIGSPAAADTTMAIERMGPLFNLVNGDLCYANLARDRVRTWSNWFENNTRSARYRPWMPAAGNHENELGNGPIGYGAYQAYFAVPDSGSSPETRGMWYSFTAGSVRVISLSNDDVAFQDGGNFYVHGYSGGEQKRWLASELAAARHDPDIDWIVVCMHQTAISTADKTNGADLGIREEWLPLFDQYRVDLVVCGHEHHYERSHPLRGALGTDTRTPIPVDTRNDVIDATRGTVHLVIGGGGTSAPSNAMFFPDLRCRVVTGVGAFDPGLGRKAPIYVLEDAPWSAFRDRENPYGFVAFDVDPGQPGGDTSIKATHYALRGPSGEVAVIDEFTLTKPRGDKAG, encoded by the coding sequence ATGAGCGAGGAGACGCGTCCGGCCCCGAAACGGGCCGACAGCGCCGAAGCGCCGGTGACCCGCCGTCGGTTGCTGACGACCGGGGCGGTGTCGGCCGCCCTGGGGGTGGGCATCGGCGGCGGTGCCGTGCTGCTGTGGTCACGCCCGCGGGGCCCGATGGCCTGGCTGCAACCCGATCGCCACGGCGCGCCGCCGGTCGGCGGGCTGCACCTGCAGTTCGGGAAGAACGCCGGCGCCGAAGTGGTGGTGTCCTGGCACACCACCGGCGCGGTGCGCAATCCGCGGGTGCTGCTCGGGACGCCGACGTCCGGTTTCGGTCGCACGGTCGCCGCGGAAACCCGCACCTATCGGGACGCGAAGTCGGGCACCGAAGTTCGCGTCAACCACGCCAGGCTGACCGACCTCACCCCCGACACCGACTACGTGTACGCCGCGGTGCACGACGGCGCGGAACCGGAGCAGGGCACCGTGCGCACCGCGCCGGCAGGCCGAAAACGGCTGCTGTTCACCAGCTTCGGTGACCAGTCCACACCGGCACTGGCCAAGATGCCCGACGGCAGGTACGCCACCGACAACATCGGCTCGCCGGCCGCGGCCGACACCACCATGGCGATCGAACGGATGGGGCCGCTGTTCAACCTGGTCAACGGCGACCTGTGCTACGCCAACCTGGCCCGCGACCGGGTGCGCACGTGGTCGAACTGGTTCGAGAACAACACCCGCTCGGCGCGGTACCGGCCCTGGATGCCGGCGGCCGGCAATCACGAGAACGAATTGGGTAACGGGCCAATCGGTTACGGGGCGTATCAGGCCTACTTCGCGGTACCCGATTCCGGGTCCAGCCCCGAGACCCGCGGCATGTGGTACTCGTTCACCGCCGGCTCGGTCCGCGTGATCAGCCTGAGCAACGACGACGTCGCCTTCCAGGACGGCGGCAACTTCTACGTGCACGGCTACTCCGGCGGCGAGCAAAAACGCTGGCTGGCAAGCGAACTGGCCGCGGCCCGGCACGACCCGGACATCGACTGGATCGTCGTGTGCATGCACCAGACGGCGATCTCCACCGCCGACAAGACCAACGGCGCCGACCTGGGCATCCGCGAGGAATGGCTGCCGCTGTTCGACCAGTACCGGGTGGACCTGGTGGTGTGCGGCCACGAGCACCATTACGAGCGCTCCCATCCGCTGCGCGGCGCGCTGGGCACCGACACCCGCACGCCGATACCCGTCGACACCCGAAACGACGTCATCGACGCCACGCGCGGCACTGTGCATCTGGTCATCGGTGGCGGCGGCACCTCCGCGCCGAGCAACGCGATGTTCTTCCCCGATCTCCGGTGCCGCGTGGTCACCGGCGTGGGCGCCTTCGATCCCGGACTGGGGCGCAAGGCCCCGATCTACGTGCTGGAGGACGCTCCGTGGTCGGCGTTTCGTGACCGCGAAAACCCTTATGGCTTCGTGGCATTCGACGTCGACCCGGGCCAGCCCGGCGGCGACACCTCGATCAAGGCGACGCACTACGCGCTGCGGGGGCCGTCCGGTGAGGTCGCCGTGATCGACGAATTCACGCTCACCAAGCCGCGCGGAGACAAGGCCGGCTAG
- a CDS encoding MFS transporter: protein MPSPHAEDPQASAWAPLRNRVFRALFIAQFVSNVGTWMQSVAAQWFLIEDHSSPVVVALVQTASLGPTLLLGFFAGALADLFDRRRLLIFLQSYAVLVTLALAVLTFLGTLTPTSLLLFTLAVGFASALTAPAWQAIQPEVVTREQIPAAATLASVSVNIARVVGPAIGGVVLAATGPGAVFAINAISFAGIIVALATWRRPRQEPPVEREHFSQAIVTGFRYVANGPIFRRILLRTALFVFPASALLALLPVAAADRWHLRAGGYGVALGAIGFGAVLAVAVPGALRQKVPPNALLAVSAAAYALAPLAVVWLPFAAAAPLLVLSGTTWLITLTTLNAAAQLHLPQWVRARGLSVYLLVFTGSQAFGSYLWGAIATRWGLDLALVVSAAFLGAAALSVAVLPLRPSTGKLSRDISRAWPSPMVVFEPCPNDGPVLVAIRYRVAADKLQEFVKAMSAVRRSRLRTGGHSWRLYHSIEDPDAVLERFTVPSWTEFQHQHTERWLESDHDGLATAVSYTVDSARQHEYYLALRVHR from the coding sequence ATGCCTTCACCGCATGCCGAGGACCCGCAGGCATCCGCCTGGGCACCGCTGCGCAATCGCGTGTTCCGCGCGTTGTTCATCGCGCAGTTCGTCTCCAACGTCGGGACCTGGATGCAAAGCGTCGCCGCACAATGGTTCCTGATCGAAGACCACAGCAGCCCCGTCGTCGTGGCCCTGGTTCAAACCGCGAGCCTGGGACCCACGCTGCTGCTGGGCTTCTTCGCGGGGGCGCTGGCCGACCTCTTCGACCGGCGGCGCCTGCTGATCTTTTTGCAGTCGTACGCGGTGCTGGTGACCCTGGCCCTGGCCGTGCTGACGTTCCTCGGCACCCTCACCCCGACGTCGCTGTTGCTGTTCACCCTGGCGGTCGGCTTCGCCTCGGCCCTGACCGCGCCGGCCTGGCAGGCCATCCAACCCGAGGTCGTCACGCGCGAGCAGATTCCGGCCGCGGCGACGCTGGCCAGCGTCTCGGTGAACATCGCCCGCGTGGTCGGGCCCGCGATCGGCGGCGTGGTGCTGGCGGCGACCGGCCCCGGGGCCGTCTTCGCCATCAACGCGATATCCTTCGCCGGCATCATCGTCGCCCTGGCGACGTGGCGTCGACCCAGACAAGAGCCGCCCGTCGAACGGGAACACTTCAGCCAGGCCATCGTCACCGGCTTCCGGTACGTCGCCAACGGCCCCATCTTCCGCAGGATCCTCTTGCGCACAGCCCTTTTCGTGTTTCCGGCCTCGGCGCTGCTGGCGCTGCTCCCGGTGGCCGCCGCCGACCGCTGGCACCTGCGGGCCGGTGGCTACGGTGTGGCGTTGGGCGCCATCGGCTTTGGCGCGGTGCTGGCCGTCGCGGTGCCCGGCGCGCTGCGTCAGAAGGTGCCACCCAACGCCCTGCTGGCCGTTTCGGCCGCCGCGTACGCACTGGCACCGCTCGCGGTGGTGTGGCTGCCGTTCGCCGCGGCGGCGCCGCTGCTGGTGCTGTCCGGGACGACCTGGCTGATCACCTTGACGACGCTGAACGCCGCGGCGCAACTCCACCTGCCGCAATGGGTGCGGGCCCGCGGATTGTCGGTGTATCTCCTGGTATTCACGGGCTCCCAGGCATTCGGGTCCTACCTGTGGGGCGCGATCGCCACCCGGTGGGGGCTTGATCTGGCGCTCGTCGTGTCGGCCGCGTTCCTGGGCGCCGCCGCCCTCAGCGTCGCCGTTCTCCCCTTGCGGCCATCCACCGGCAAGCTCAGCCGGGACATCTCCAGGGCATGGCCGTCGCCCATGGTCGTGTTCGAACCCTGCCCCAACGACGGACCGGTCCTGGTGGCCATCCGCTATCGGGTGGCGGCGGACAAACTTCAGGAGTTCGTCAAGGCGATGAGCGCCGTGCGCAGATCGCGGCTACGCACCGGCGGACACAGCTGGCGGCTCTATCACAGCATCGAAGACCCTGACGCGGTCCTCGAGCGGTTCACCGTGCCGTCCTGGACCGAGTTTCAGCACCAGCACACCGAGCGCTGGCTGGAGTCCGACCACGACGGCCTGGCGACCGCGGTGAGCTACACCGTCGACAGCGCCCGGCAGCACGAGTACTACCTGGCGCTGCGGGTGCACCGATGA
- a CDS encoding gamma-glutamylcyclotransferase family protein, producing the protein MIQLLFSYGTPQQPEVQRATFGRELTGHRDAIVGYHLDYVTISDAHVDGTVFAISETELAAADAYEVDDYRRIEVPLRSGPTAWVYVFAG; encoded by the coding sequence ATGATCCAGCTGTTGTTCTCCTACGGCACGCCGCAGCAGCCCGAGGTCCAGCGCGCGACCTTCGGCCGCGAGCTCACCGGCCACCGCGACGCGATCGTCGGCTACCACCTGGACTACGTCACCATCAGCGACGCGCACGTGGACGGCACGGTGTTCGCTATCAGCGAAACCGAGCTGGCCGCCGCCGACGCGTACGAGGTGGACGACTATCGACGCATCGAGGTGCCGCTGCGCTCCGGCCCGACCGCGTGGGTGTACGTGTTTGCCGGCTGA
- a CDS encoding helix-turn-helix domain-containing protein — protein MTALLRAVRKQRGLTLEELARQTGLTKSYLSKIERRCSTPSIAVALKVAKALDVDVGRLFSEEAAQEKITVERATDHAEGERYRVLASSLLGKSMSPFVVRPTEQLADDPHPDHAGQEFVFVHAGTVELDYGDQTFTLGPGDSAYFDASVSHKIRAVGAERAEVVVVAHAEPGARSAGDIFVS, from the coding sequence GTGACCGCACTGCTGCGCGCCGTCCGCAAGCAACGCGGCCTCACCCTGGAGGAATTGGCCCGGCAGACCGGGCTGACCAAGAGCTACCTGTCCAAGATCGAACGCCGTTGCAGCACACCGTCGATCGCGGTGGCCCTCAAGGTCGCCAAGGCCCTCGACGTCGACGTGGGGCGGCTGTTCTCCGAGGAGGCGGCGCAGGAGAAGATCACCGTCGAGCGTGCCACCGACCACGCCGAGGGAGAGCGCTACCGGGTGCTCGCCTCGTCGCTGCTGGGAAAGTCGATGTCGCCGTTCGTGGTTCGCCCCACCGAGCAGCTTGCCGACGATCCCCATCCCGACCACGCCGGCCAGGAATTCGTGTTCGTGCACGCCGGAACCGTCGAACTCGATTACGGGGACCAGACGTTCACGCTCGGGCCGGGCGACAGCGCCTATTTCGACGCCTCGGTCAGCCACAAGATCCGGGCGGTCGGCGCCGAACGCGCCGAAGTCGTCGTTGTCGCGCATGCCGAGCCCGGCGCCCGCAGCGCCGGCGACATCTTTGTGTCCTAG
- a CDS encoding SRPBCC family protein produces MTERIETSRTIAAPAPAIFAVLCDPQGHVAIDSSGMLQGAEGDPVRAAGDQFVVHMDRESLNDFPELGRYDVTVDIKEFEQDRLISWTVLGQIQPPIGHVYGYALTPTEDGAATVVTSFYDWSNIDPKWREAGIFPILSEGALRATLGILDRTVRRGYPRG; encoded by the coding sequence ATGACCGAACGCATCGAGACTTCCCGCACCATCGCCGCGCCCGCCCCGGCCATCTTCGCGGTGCTGTGCGACCCGCAGGGCCACGTGGCGATCGACTCGTCGGGGATGTTGCAAGGCGCCGAGGGCGATCCGGTGCGCGCCGCCGGTGACCAATTCGTCGTCCACATGGACCGCGAATCATTGAACGATTTCCCGGAATTGGGCAGATACGACGTCACCGTCGACATCAAGGAGTTCGAGCAGGATCGGCTGATCTCCTGGACGGTTCTCGGCCAGATCCAGCCGCCGATCGGCCACGTCTACGGCTACGCGCTCACCCCCACCGAGGACGGCGCGGCCACCGTCGTCACCTCGTTCTACGACTGGTCGAACATCGACCCGAAGTGGCGGGAAGCCGGAATTTTCCCGATCCTGTCCGAGGGCGCATTGCGGGCGACTCTCGGAATTCTCGACCGCACCGTGCGCCGCGGTTATCCGCGCGGCTAA
- a CDS encoding chloride channel protein: MVDRRMLLITALAVPIGALAAGAAWCLLRLIGLVTNLVFYQRWAVGLVAPGSHPHPWWLLLGAPVAGGLVVGVMARLGSEKIRGHGMPEAIEAILTQGSRVEPKVAILKPISAAISIGTGGPFGAEGPIIMTGGALGSILAQHLHLTADERKILLVSGAAGGMAATFNSPLASILLAVELLLFEWRPRSLIPVTAAVVVATVVRQFILGGDPVFPVDVAHLSRVDWKIDLLALVIGACGAVVAIAATRLVYLAEDAFSRLPIHWMWWPAIGGLVIGVGGLIEPRALGVGYDVIDALLTGRATLSLIVGILIVKTAIWSLSLGSGTSGGVLAPVFMIGGALGALVGQGMPHVFPGFWAILGLAAVVGGVMRSPLTGIVFTLELTHAWPSLLPLIVASTTAYAASVMMLDRSVLTEKIARRGLHLTRDYTTDPLEAFFVADVMRPEPADMPTGGDVSTRDTLRHAANILAESGGRALRVLSPEGTEQGHLLLQDLLAARLHDINEDTQRTRHFTAFARRRTRRVVEPD, from the coding sequence GTGGTCGATCGGCGCATGCTGCTGATCACGGCGCTCGCGGTGCCGATCGGGGCGCTCGCCGCCGGCGCCGCGTGGTGCCTGCTCCGGTTGATCGGGCTGGTCACCAACCTCGTCTTCTACCAGCGCTGGGCCGTCGGCCTGGTGGCGCCGGGGTCCCACCCCCATCCGTGGTGGTTGTTGCTGGGCGCCCCAGTCGCCGGCGGCCTGGTTGTCGGCGTCATGGCGCGGCTCGGCTCGGAGAAGATCCGCGGTCACGGGATGCCCGAAGCGATCGAGGCGATTCTCACCCAGGGCAGCCGTGTCGAACCGAAAGTCGCCATCCTCAAACCCATTTCGGCCGCGATCAGCATCGGCACCGGCGGCCCGTTCGGCGCCGAGGGGCCGATCATCATGACCGGCGGCGCGCTCGGGTCGATCCTCGCCCAACACCTGCATCTGACCGCCGACGAGCGCAAGATCCTGCTGGTCTCCGGAGCCGCCGGCGGGATGGCGGCCACCTTCAATTCGCCGCTGGCGTCCATCCTGCTGGCGGTCGAGCTGCTGCTCTTCGAATGGCGGCCCCGCAGCCTGATTCCGGTGACCGCGGCGGTCGTCGTCGCGACCGTCGTACGCCAGTTCATTCTCGGCGGCGACCCGGTCTTCCCGGTCGACGTTGCGCACCTGAGCCGCGTCGACTGGAAGATCGACCTGCTGGCGCTCGTGATCGGGGCGTGCGGCGCGGTGGTCGCCATCGCCGCGACGCGGTTGGTGTACCTGGCCGAGGACGCCTTCTCCCGCCTGCCGATCCACTGGATGTGGTGGCCCGCGATCGGCGGCCTGGTGATCGGGGTGGGCGGGCTGATCGAGCCGCGGGCCCTCGGCGTCGGCTACGACGTGATCGACGCGCTGCTCACCGGCCGCGCCACCCTGTCGTTGATCGTCGGCATCCTCATCGTGAAGACCGCCATCTGGTCACTGTCGTTGGGTTCGGGCACCTCGGGCGGCGTGCTCGCGCCGGTGTTCATGATCGGCGGCGCGCTCGGAGCCCTGGTGGGGCAAGGCATGCCGCACGTGTTTCCCGGTTTCTGGGCGATCCTCGGGCTGGCGGCGGTGGTGGGCGGCGTCATGCGCTCGCCGCTGACCGGCATCGTGTTCACCCTCGAACTCACCCACGCCTGGCCCTCGCTGCTCCCCTTGATCGTGGCCTCGACCACCGCGTACGCCGCGTCGGTGATGATGCTCGACCGATCCGTTCTGACCGAGAAGATCGCGCGGCGCGGGTTGCACCTGACCCGCGACTACACCACCGACCCGCTCGAAGCGTTCTTCGTCGCCGACGTCATGCGTCCCGAGCCGGCGGACATGCCCACGGGCGGCGACGTCAGCACCCGCGACACCCTGCGGCATGCCGCGAACATCCTCGCCGAATCGGGGGGCCGCGCGCTGCGGGTCCTGTCGCCGGAGGGCACCGAACAAGGCCACCTGCTGCTGCAGGACCTGCTTGCCGCCCGCCTGCACGACATCAACGAGGACACCCAGCGCACCCGGCACTTCACCGCCTTCGCCCGGCGGCGGACGCGCCGGGTCGTCGAGCCCGACTAG
- a CDS encoding HNH endonuclease signature motif containing protein, with product MFEEVRARFDELVERHHPSATPVSAGLLKRIGAAARAENRAAAAQLVAIGELFSYRLSRCSETVEWAVDTEAAVSAEVAAELRIGQGLAGSRVRYARAMRERLPEVGEVFAAGDIDYRMFQTIVFRTDLITDSDVLSAVDATLAAKVTRWPSLSQGRLAAQVDKIVAQADTDAVRRRKESVADREIWIVDCGDGMSHIEGGLMSPDAHALDKRLNALAATVCEHDPRTREQRRADALGALAADADRLGCRCGRSDCAAGKRPASGPVVIHVIAEPATLDGGQMPGVEIGGEGLIPPELLAELAASARLAPLVHPTDAPPEPGYVPSRALADFVRCRDLTCRWPGCDRPATDCDLDHTIPYADGGPTHASNLKSYCRTHHLVKTFWGWRDTQLRDGTLILTSPSGQTYVTTPGSALLFPGLCAPTGAAALRPVTSAEPCGDRTAMMPRRRRTRAQDRTARVAAERRRNRMARQVEKPSYTWSSDLTHAVGDGEPPPF from the coding sequence ATGTTCGAAGAGGTGCGGGCCCGGTTCGACGAGCTTGTCGAGCGCCATCACCCGTCGGCGACGCCGGTGTCGGCGGGCCTGCTGAAGCGGATCGGAGCGGCCGCGCGGGCGGAGAACCGAGCCGCTGCCGCGCAGCTGGTAGCGATCGGTGAACTGTTTTCCTACCGGCTGTCACGCTGTTCGGAGACCGTGGAGTGGGCCGTCGACACCGAGGCGGCGGTCAGTGCCGAGGTCGCCGCCGAGTTGCGGATCGGCCAGGGACTGGCCGGGAGTCGCGTGCGCTATGCCCGCGCGATGCGCGAGCGGCTGCCGGAAGTGGGCGAGGTCTTCGCGGCCGGCGATATCGACTATCGAATGTTTCAAACGATCGTGTTCCGCACCGACCTGATCACCGACTCCGACGTGCTGAGCGCCGTGGACGCCACGCTGGCCGCCAAGGTCACCAGGTGGCCGTCGCTGAGCCAGGGCCGGTTGGCCGCGCAGGTGGACAAGATCGTCGCGCAAGCCGACACGGACGCGGTACGCCGCCGCAAGGAGAGCGTGGCCGATCGCGAGATCTGGATCGTCGACTGCGGCGATGGCATGTCGCATATCGAAGGCGGCCTGATGAGTCCGGACGCGCATGCGTTGGATAAACGATTGAATGCATTGGCGGCAACGGTGTGTGAGCATGATCCGCGCACCCGCGAGCAGCGCCGCGCTGATGCGTTGGGGGCGCTGGCGGCCGACGCGGATCGTTTGGGGTGTCGGTGCGGTCGATCGGATTGCGCGGCCGGCAAACGGCCCGCGTCGGGCCCGGTGGTGATTCATGTGATCGCCGAGCCGGCCACGCTGGATGGCGGTCAGATGCCGGGCGTCGAGATAGGTGGCGAGGGGTTGATCCCGCCGGAGTTGCTCGCCGAGTTGGCCGCCTCCGCCAGGCTGGCGCCGCTGGTTCATCCGACGGATGCACCTCCGGAGCCGGGTTACGTCCCGTCCAGGGCGCTGGCCGATTTCGTGCGCTGCCGGGACCTGACGTGTCGTTGGCCCGGGTGCGACCGCCCGGCCACCGACTGCGACCTCGACCATACGATCCCGTACGCCGACGGTGGTCCCACGCACGCGTCGAATCTCAAATCGTATTGCCGCACACACCATTTGGTGAAAACGTTTTGGGGCTGGCGGGATACCCAATTGCGCGATGGGACCCTGATCCTGACTTCCCCGTCGGGGCAGACCTATGTCACCACCCCGGGCAGCGCACTGCTGTTCCCCGGCTTGTGCGCGCCGACGGGCGCGGCCGCTTTGCGCCCGGTCACCAGCGCCGAGCCGTGTGGTGATCGGACGGCGATGATGCCCAGACGCCGCCGCACCCGGGCGCAAGACCGCACCGCACGGGTCGCCGCCGAACGCCGCCGCAATCGAATGGCGCGTCAGGTCGAAAAGCCTTCGTACACTTGGAGTTCCGACTTAACCCATGCCGTTGGCGACGGTGAGCCACCGCCCTTCTGA
- a CDS encoding MBL fold metallo-hydrolase, whose amino-acid sequence MLITGFPAGMLQCNCYVLAERPGTDAVIVDPGQRAMGPLRDILDKNRLTPAAVLLTHGHIDHMWSAQKVSDTYGCPTYIHPEDRFMLTDPIYGLGPRLAQMVAGAFWREPKQVVELDRDGDKLDLGSVAVNVDHTPGHTRGSVVFRVASDTDVVFTGDTLFERAVGRTDLFGGSGRDLLTSIVDKLLVLDDTTVVLPGHGNATTIGAERRLNPFLEGL is encoded by the coding sequence GTGTTGATCACCGGATTTCCCGCCGGCATGTTGCAGTGCAACTGCTACGTGCTGGCCGAGCGGCCAGGAACGGACGCCGTCATCGTGGATCCGGGGCAGCGGGCGATGGGCCCGCTGCGCGACATCCTGGACAAGAACCGGCTCACACCGGCCGCGGTGCTGCTGACCCACGGGCACATCGACCACATGTGGTCGGCGCAGAAGGTGTCCGACACCTACGGTTGCCCGACCTACATCCATCCCGAGGACAGGTTCATGCTCACCGACCCGATCTACGGCCTGGGCCCGCGCCTGGCGCAGATGGTGGCGGGTGCCTTCTGGCGGGAGCCCAAGCAGGTCGTCGAGCTGGACCGTGACGGCGACAAGCTGGACCTGGGCAGTGTGGCCGTCAACGTCGATCACACGCCCGGGCACACGCGCGGGTCGGTGGTGTTCCGGGTGGCGTCCGATACCGACGTGGTGTTCACCGGTGACACGCTCTTCGAACGTGCGGTGGGGCGCACCGACCTGTTCGGCGGCAGCGGCCGGGACCTGCTGACCTCGATTGTGGACAAGCTCCTGGTGCTCGACGACACGACCGTGGTGCTGCCGGGACACGGCAACGCCACCACCATCGGCGCCGAACGGCGCCTCAACCCGTTCCTCGAAGGCCTGTAG
- a CDS encoding aldolase: MANTFTESKSELMRRAAEQLTANVADSQLTTRQKLALTCRALFDAGHDSGLAGQITARAEADGTYYTQRLGLGFDEITDGNLLLVDEDLNVLDGDGIANPANRFHSWIYRARPDVQCIVHTHAFHVAALSMLEVPLIVSHMDTTPLYDDCAFLPKWPGVPVGNEEGEIISAALGDKKAVLLAHHGHVIAGASVEEACSLGILIERAAKLQLAAMAAGTVKELPEALAREAHDWTLSPQRSRANFAYYARRALARHPDVLTS, translated from the coding sequence ATGGCCAACACGTTCACCGAGTCGAAGTCCGAACTGATGCGCCGGGCCGCCGAGCAGTTGACGGCCAACGTCGCCGATTCGCAGTTGACCACCCGCCAGAAGCTGGCCCTGACGTGCCGCGCGCTGTTCGACGCCGGGCATGACTCCGGGCTGGCCGGGCAGATCACCGCCCGCGCCGAGGCGGACGGCACCTATTACACCCAGCGGCTGGGCCTGGGGTTCGACGAGATCACCGACGGCAACCTGCTGCTGGTCGACGAGGACCTCAACGTGCTCGACGGTGACGGAATCGCGAACCCCGCCAACCGTTTTCACAGCTGGATCTATCGCGCCCGACCCGACGTCCAGTGCATTGTGCACACCCACGCGTTCCACGTCGCGGCGCTGTCGATGCTGGAAGTCCCGCTGATCGTCTCCCACATGGACACCACGCCGCTCTACGACGACTGCGCGTTCTTGCCGAAGTGGCCGGGCGTGCCGGTGGGCAACGAAGAGGGCGAGATCATCAGCGCCGCCCTCGGCGACAAGAAGGCGGTGCTGCTGGCGCACCACGGCCACGTCATCGCCGGTGCCAGCGTCGAGGAGGCGTGTTCGTTGGGAATCCTCATCGAGCGCGCCGCCAAACTGCAGCTGGCCGCCATGGCCGCCGGAACCGTCAAGGAACTGCCCGAAGCGCTGGCCCGCGAGGCCCACGACTGGACGCTGTCACCGCAGCGCAGCCGCGCCAACTTCGCCTACTACGCCCGCCGCGCCCTGGCCCGGCACCCCGACGTGCTGACCAGCTGA
- the hisS gene encoding histidine--tRNA ligase, giving the protein MSELSAFTSFSAPKGVPDYVPPESAQFVAVRDGLLGAARRAGYGDIELPIFEDTALFARGVGESTDVVSKEMYTFADRGDRSVTLRPEGTAGVVRAVIEHGLDRGALPVKLCYAGPFFRYERPQAGRYRQLQQVGVEAIGVDDPVLDAEVIAIADAGFRSLGLDGFRLEITSLGDDSCRPQYRELLQEFLFALDLDEETQRRARLNPLRVLDDKRPEVRAMTADAPVLLDHLSDAAKQHFDTVLAHLDAVGVPYVINPRMVRGLDYYTKTTFEFVHDGLGAQSGIGGGGRYDGLMRQLGGQDLSGIGFGLGVDRTLLALRAEGKSAGETARCEVFGVPLSEQAKLRLAVLAAQLRAAGVRVDLAYGDRGLKGAMRAADRSGARIALVLGDRDIEAGAVGVKDLGTGEQVPVQLDSVVAEVVGRLGR; this is encoded by the coding sequence GTGAGCGAACTCTCCGCGTTTACGTCGTTTTCCGCGCCCAAGGGCGTGCCCGACTACGTCCCGCCGGAATCGGCGCAATTCGTCGCGGTGCGCGACGGCCTGCTCGGCGCCGCCCGGCGGGCCGGCTACGGCGACATCGAGCTGCCCATCTTCGAAGACACCGCCCTGTTCGCCCGTGGCGTGGGCGAGTCCACCGACGTGGTGTCCAAAGAGATGTACACGTTCGCCGACCGCGGCGATCGTTCGGTGACGCTGCGGCCCGAGGGGACCGCGGGCGTGGTGCGCGCCGTCATCGAGCACGGGCTGGACCGCGGCGCGCTGCCGGTCAAACTCTGTTACGCGGGGCCGTTTTTCCGCTACGAACGTCCGCAGGCGGGCCGCTATCGGCAGCTGCAGCAGGTCGGTGTGGAGGCGATCGGCGTCGACGACCCGGTCCTGGACGCCGAGGTGATCGCGATCGCCGACGCCGGCTTCCGCTCGCTCGGCCTGGACGGATTCCGCCTCGAGATCACCTCGCTGGGCGACGACAGCTGCCGGCCGCAGTATCGGGAACTGTTGCAGGAGTTCCTGTTTGCGCTCGATCTGGACGAGGAGACCCAGCGGCGCGCGCGGCTGAATCCACTTCGCGTGCTCGACGACAAGCGGCCCGAGGTGCGCGCCATGACGGCCGACGCTCCGGTGCTGCTCGATCATTTGTCCGATGCGGCCAAGCAGCACTTCGACACCGTGCTGGCGCACCTGGATGCGGTGGGGGTGCCCTACGTCATCAACCCCCGCATGGTGCGCGGGCTGGACTACTACACCAAGACGACGTTCGAGTTCGTACACGACGGCCTGGGTGCGCAGTCCGGCATCGGCGGCGGAGGCCGCTACGACGGCCTGATGCGCCAGCTCGGCGGACAAGACCTGTCCGGCATCGGGTTTGGGCTCGGCGTGGACCGAACGCTGCTGGCCCTGCGCGCGGAGGGCAAGAGCGCGGGGGAGACCGCGCGGTGCGAGGTGTTCGGCGTGCCGCTGAGCGAGCAGGCCAAGCTGCGGCTGGCGGTGCTGGCCGCGCAGCTGCGCGCCGCCGGTGTGCGCGTCGACCTGGCCTACGGCGACCGCGGGCTCAAAGGCGCCATGCGTGCGGCCGACCGCTCCGGGGCGCGGATCGCGCTGGTCCTCGGCGACCGCGACATCGAGGCCGGCGCCGTCGGGGTGAAGGATCTCGGGACCGGGGAGCAGGTCCCCGTCCAGCTGGACTCCGTCGTCGCCGAGGTGGTCGGGCGGCTCGGCCGATAG